The Arachis hypogaea cultivar Tifrunner chromosome 16, arahy.Tifrunner.gnm2.J5K5, whole genome shotgun sequence genome contains a region encoding:
- the LOC140180103 gene encoding uncharacterized protein, with the protein MGADDYNTDSGVEFRIGHKFRSREGVLQGVKNYSIQKSAEYRVVESDRLKYHPSYRKVWMAKQKAIAQIYGDWEESYKVLRLLQTLQSCHPGTIEAFKHCKPFISVDGMHLYGEYGGVLLITVAQDGNSNILHVAFAIVESESTDSCRGQAVSHNAAYSPRNAGYERYMDALRTLSREMADWASRFNKEIWLQHCDGGRRFGDMTTNLFECINVVLKGTRYLSISAIVRCMYERFFEWGSYVHLVYLQESELKVYEVEFPPILDEKLWPEWHGACLRPNPAMCRKATGRPIFTRFRSDIDEVDCQDKRCRLCRQTGHTRRGCLNQAIEDS; encoded by the exons ATGGGGGCCGACGATTACAACACCGATAGTGGTGTGGAGTTTCGGATTGGTCACAAATTCAGGAGCAGAGAGGGAGTGCTGCAAGGCGTGAAGAATTATAGCATTCAGAAAAGTGCCGAGTATCGAGTAGTCGAGTCAGATCGGTTAAAGTACCAT CCGTCGTACAGGAAGGTTTGGATGGCAAAACAAAAGGCAATTGCGCAGATATATGGTGATTGGGAAGAGTCGTACAAGGTGCTGCGGTTGCTCCAAACATTGCAGAGTTGTCACCCTGGCACG ATTGAAGCTTTCAAGCATTGTAAGCCGTTCATCTCCGTAGATGGCATGCACTTGTATGGCGAATATGGTGGAGTGTTGCTAATTACAGTTGCACAAGATGGTAACAGTAACATTCTCCATGTTGCCTTCGCCATTGTTGAGTCTGAGAGTACGGATTCATG CCGAGGGCAAGCAGTATCTCATAATGCTGCATACAGTCCTAGGAATGCTGGGTACGAACGGTACATGGATGCTCTAAGGACGTTATCACGTGAGATGGCTGACTGGGCCAGTAGATTTAATAAGGAAATATGGTTGCAACATTGTGATGGTGGACGTCGGTTTGGGGACATGACAACTAACCTATTTGAGTGCATCAACGTAGTTCTGAAGGGTACAAGATATCTATCCATTTCAGCTATTGTTAGATGCATGTACGAGAGATT CTTCGAGTGGGGGTCATATGTTCATCTAGTCTACCTTCAAGAGTCTGAGCTCAAGGTTTACGAGGTAGAGTTTCCCCCGATCCTTGACGAGAAGCTTTGGCCAGAGTGGCACGGGGCATGTTTGCGCCCTAATCCAGCCATGTGTAGAAAGGCAACCGGAAGACCAATTTTTACGAGGTTTCGTAGCGATATAGACGAGGTGGACTGCCAAGACAAACGGTGCAGGCTATGCCGGCAAACAGGCCATACTCGGAGGGGTTGTCTGAATCAAGCCATAGAGGATTCTTAG
- the LOC112759048 gene encoding nuclear transcription factor Y subunit B-10, with the protein MADGPASPGGGSHESGDHSPRSNIREQDRFLPIANISRIMKKALPANGKIAKDAKETVQECVSEFISFITSEASDKCQREKRKTINGDDLLWAMATLGFEDYIDPLKIYLTRYREGDTKGSAKGGDASAKKEVQPSPNVQLAHQGSFSQGVNYTNPQGQHMMVPMQGPE; encoded by the exons CGGTGACCATAGCCCTCGCTCCAACATAAGGGAGCAGGACAGGTTCCTTCCCATCGCTAACATCAGCCGCATCATGAAGAAGGCGCTTCCCGCCAACGGAAAAATcgccaaggatgccaaagaaacTGTTCAGGAATGCGTCTCCGAGTTTATCAGCTTCATCACCAGCga GGCCTCTGATAAGTgccagagagagaagaggaagactaTTAACGGTGATGATTTGCTCTGGGCAATGGCGACTCTCGGTTTCGAGGATTATATTGATCCCTTGAAGATTTACCTCACAAGATACAGAGAG GGTGACACCAAGGGTTCAGCAAAGGGTGGAGACGCTTCTGCTAAGAAAGAGGTTCAACCAAGTCCTAATGTTCAG CTTGCTCATCAAGGTTCTTTCTCACAAGGCGTTAATTACACTAACCCTCAG GGTCAACATATGATGGTTCCTATGCAAGGTCCAGAGTAG